Below is a window of Pseudodesulfovibrio sp. 5S69 DNA.
CTGGGATCGAAGCGGCCGAAGACGTTGGTCTCCACCACCACGGGCACGCGGGCGCGCTTGATGGGCACGAGCAGCTCGGGCTCGGGCCAGCCGGCGCGGTGCACGTGCACGACGTGCGGCCTGAAGCGGTCGAGCACGGCCAGCAGGTCGCCCCCGATGAAGGTGTCCACGCCCGCCGCCCGTATCTGCGCGGCGCGCACGCCGTCGGCCCGGCTGTATACCGCCGGGGCGAACCGGACCGGGTCGAGGTTGGTCACGAAGAGCTGCATGACCTTCTCCGTGCCGCCCAGACCCAGAGACTTGATCACGTGGAGAACGCGAACGGGGGATTCAACCATGGCGGAAAGGTGACACATGCCGCATGTGTTGTAAATGTCCGTCTATCGTCCTGGAAAAACCGGACCTTGCCCGCAAAACGAAACCGGCCCCTTGCGGGGCCGGCGATTCATCGGTTGGCGTTGTTGTAGGCGTTGGCCGCGCGGAATTTGGCAGCCGCGGCCGCGCTCCGGATCGGGGTGGGCGCGGCCGGCGCGGCGGACCCGGCCGCCGGTTCGGCCGAGGCTCGGGCGCGGGCTGGGCCTTCCGGGGCGGCTCGGTCCGCTGCGGGGCCGGGGCGGCCTGCACGGGCATGACCGGAGGCGCCTGGGGGACCGGGGGCGCGGAAGCCGGTTTGACCCCGCCGGTGGACGCCGTGTCGCCGGGGGCGGCCTTGCCGTCGTGGATGGGCACGATCTGGGCGTAGGCCGAGCGCAGTCCGTCCAGGATCTTGATGACGTCGTCGACCATCCTGTTGTCCAGGCGGATGTTGGCCTTGACCAACTGGGTGGTGCAGAACATGTACAGCTGGCCGAGCTTGGGGGTGATCTCCCCGCCCTTTTCCTTGTTCAAGCTTTCGGACAGCTCATGAATGATCGCCATGGCCTTGGATATGTAAATGCCCTTCTTGGCATAGTCCCTGTTGTCGATTTCACGCTTTGCCCGTTTGAGGAATTTGATCGCCGCCTCATAGAGCATGAGGAGGAGTTCCCCTTGGGTGGTGGTTTCGATCTGGGTCGCCAGGTATGCCTTCGCTGGGTTGGCCATCAAATACTCCTTGCTATTCAAGCTGTGCCAATGCGGCTTCAAGTTGCCCCTGCCGGAGCTGATACTGCCCCAGCAACGTGTCGAGACGGGAATACTTCAAGCGCAGGTTGCGTTCCAGTTTATCGATCCGGGTTTCTTCAAATTTGATCTTGTCATCGATGGAGTCCATGATGTCGCCGTAGTTGTGCTGCAGGACCGCCAGCGGACCGCCTTCATAGGTAAATTTGTTGTACGGCTTGGTCAGCGCGGTCAGCTCGTCGATCATCTCGGTGGCCTTGCCCGCCTTGACCGCCACCTTGCCGTTGTAGGTTCCGGCCCCGGTGTTGTTCAGCCGCAGGGCCATACCGCTTGCGTCGCCGGACAAGGCGGTGATTTCCCATCCCGACACCGCGGCGTCCTCGCCGTTGATGGTCGCGCTGATGATCTGCGTGCCGTCGCTGACCACCTCGATGTCGTACTCGCCTGGTTTGGTGGTGCCTTCGACTAGGGAGTTGAAGGTGAAGTCCGTGGTTCGGCTGGTTCCGGTTGGCTCCAGGCTGAATAGTTCGGCCACGGCCGTAGGGTCATCCTGAAGGGCTTCGTCGAGCTTCTCGTAGTCGATGGTCAGCAGCCCGTAGGTGGCTGACCCCTGTTCGGCATCGGTCATGATGCCGAGTTGGGACAGGGCGCAGTACTTGTCTCCGGAGCGGGTTTCAGGGTCCCAGGGGGTGAAGCCCACGCCGATGTTGGCCGTGATGTTCTTCAGGTTCTGGGAGATGATGTCTATGCCGTAGTTGCCGGTCAGGATGGAGCCTTTTTTATCTTCCGGGTCGGTGAGCGAATTGCCGCCGGTGCTGACGGCACCCTTGGTCTGATCCACCTTGGTCAGCGCGATGATCTGGGCCCGGATGGTATTGACCGCCTCCACAAAGGCGGTAACTTTGTCCGCGATGTCGGAGGTGTCGGTGGTCACGGTCAGGCTGACAACCGAGCCCGGGGCGGCGGCCTTGAGGTCCAGGGTGATGCCGGAAATGATGTCGTCCACGGAGTTGGAGCCGCGCTCGATCCAGGCCGAGTTGGAGGTCGGGAATCCGTCCACGCGGATCTGGCTGTTCTGGGCGTTTTGGGTCTCGGTGAAGTCGCCCGCGCCGAATGCCAGCGAGCCCGCGTTGGAGATGACCAGTTGGTTGTCAGCGCCCAGCCCCTTGCCCGCCAGTTGCAGGTGATAGGAAGTGCCGTCGAAGATGGTCGTGGCCTGGATGAGTCCCCGCGAATCGGGGTGGTTGTTGATCAGTTCGACGAATCCTTCCAGGGTGGTGCCCGCCGAGATGTCGTTGATGGTGATGGATTCGCCGCCGTAGGAGAAGGTAAACGAGGTGTCGGACGAGGCGATGACCGAGTCCATGGAGCTGGCGCCGGAGTTGGTGATCAGGATGTCGTTGGTGGCCAACTGGTTGATGAGTACGGTGTGGGAGGACTCCAGGGCGTCGGCATCGGCAGTGGCCACGAGCAGGTTGGTATTGGAGCTGGAAACGCCCTTGGTCATGAAGTCGTTCAGGGTGTCCATGCCTTCCAGGGAGGTCTTCAGACTGAGCAACTTGGTATTGAGATCCATGAACTGCGCATTCTTTTCTTCCCAGGAGGTCTTCCAGTTCTTCAGGCGTGTGACACGGCTCCGCTCAACCTCGACAAGCCCATCAATGAGCGTGTTGAAGTCCGTCCCGTTGCCCAGGCCGGTAAAGTTGATTGAACCCGATGTGTACGTGCTGTCTGCCATGGCTGCATCCTTAATCGGAAGATTTTTCCCATTTCATTAGGTATGAAATGGTCTGCAATCCTGATGCCACGGTATGAGGCGAAAATTACTCTATAAAAACAATGGGCCGGACTCCCAAGGAGCCCGGCCCGAAAGTCGCCTTGAAGCGATGGGATTACCGACTAGCCGAGCAGGGACAGGGCCATTCTCGGCATGCTGTTGGCCTGGGCCAGCATGGAGACCGCCGACTGGGTCAGAATCTGGTTGCGCACGAAGTCGGTCATCTCGGTGGCGACGTCGACGTCGGAGATGCGGGATTCGGCGGCCTGGGTGTTCTCGGCCTGGATGCCCAGGACGGTAACGGTGTTTTCCAGGCGGTTCTGCAACGCACCCAGGTTGGCGCGGATCTTGTCCTTGGAGATGATGGCCTTGTTCAGGACATCCAGGGACTTCTGGGCCAATTCCTGGGTTGAGATGGAGCGGCCGGCCGAGCCGGTGGCGCCGAGGCCGACACCCAGAGCCGACGCTGTGGCCGTGTTGATCTGGATGTAGTAGTAGTCTTCCGAGCAGTCGTTGCCGGTACCGAAGTGGACCTTCAGCTTGCCGGTGGCCTTGAGCCCGGACCCGTCGTGGGTCGCGGAGGACAGGTTGCCGTTGAGCAGGTAGATGCCGTTGAAGTCGGTCGAGTTGGCGATACGGGTGATTTCCGAAGCCATGGCCTGGTACTCGGAGTCGATGATCAGGCGCTGGTCGGAGTTGTAGGTACCCGTGGAGGCCTGCATGGCCAGTTCCTTCATGCGGATCAGCTTTTCATCGATAACGCCGAGCGCACCGTCAGCCGTCTGGATGAGGGAGATGCCGTCGTTGGCGTTGCGGATGCCCTGCTGCAGGGAACTGACGTCGGAACGCATGAGCTCGCGAACGGCCAGACCGGCGGCGTCGTCAGAAGCCCGAGTGATGCGCAGACCCGAAGACAGGCGACGGGTGGACGTTTCCAGGTTGCCGTAGGAGACACCCAGGTTGCGCGCAGCGTTCATCGCCATCAAGTTGTGGTTGATAACCAGAGACATAATTTCCTCCTTGAAATTGTTTTGGCTTCCATGCCTAGGTACTACCCCGGAGGTCACATTCCGCCGGGAAAACCTTCTTTTGTTGCCCACTTCATCGACCTTGGCGAAGAAAACTTTAGGTTGCGTGAACGATTTTTTACGTCTCTGAATGCAAGAAAATGATTCGGCCGTCCGGACGGCGCGCACCAGCGGCCGAATCGTCCGCCGGGCAGCGGCGAGGCTGTGCGGCGATGACGGCCGAATATTTCGGAATCAATGGGGAAACCGTCGGTACGGGGCGGGCCTCGGCGATCAGCCGAAGGTCTCGCGCATTATCTCAAGGAGTCCTTGCAGGCGGATTTCGTAGGTGTGCTCGGCCAGGATACGCCGGGCCGCGGCGCGGCTGACGGCGGCCCTGGCCCAGGAATCGCCCGCGAACCGTTCGACCAGGCCGGGGATCTCCTCCACCGTCCGGTAGACCGCGGCCTCGCGATCCAGGTCGAAGAGTTCCTCCATCTGCTCGCGGTGGTCGGTCAGCAGGAACCCGCCGCAGGCCGGGACGTCGAAGACCCGCTGGTTGACCGCGCCCTTCATCTGGC
It encodes the following:
- the fliS gene encoding flagellar export chaperone FliS encodes the protein MANPAKAYLATQIETTTQGELLLMLYEAAIKFLKRAKREIDNRDYAKKGIYISKAMAIIHELSESLNKEKGGEITPKLGQLYMFCTTQLVKANIRLDNRMVDDVIKILDGLRSAYAQIVPIHDGKAAPGDTASTGGVKPASAPPVPQAPPVMPVQAAPAPQRTEPPRKAQPAPEPRPNRRPGPPRRPRPPRSGARPRLPNSARPTPTTTPTDESPAPQGAGFVLRARSGFSRTIDGHLQHMRHVSPFRHG
- the fliD gene encoding flagellar filament capping protein FliD, with the translated sequence MADSTYTSGSINFTGLGNGTDFNTLIDGLVEVERSRVTRLKNWKTSWEEKNAQFMDLNTKLLSLKTSLEGMDTLNDFMTKGVSSSNTNLLVATADADALESSHTVLINQLATNDILITNSGASSMDSVIASSDTSFTFSYGGESITINDISAGTTLEGFVELINNHPDSRGLIQATTIFDGTSYHLQLAGKGLGADNQLVISNAGSLAFGAGDFTETQNAQNSQIRVDGFPTSNSAWIERGSNSVDDIISGITLDLKAAAPGSVVSLTVTTDTSDIADKVTAFVEAVNTIRAQIIALTKVDQTKGAVSTGGNSLTDPEDKKGSILTGNYGIDIISQNLKNITANIGVGFTPWDPETRSGDKYCALSQLGIMTDAEQGSATYGLLTIDYEKLDEALQDDPTAVAELFSLEPTGTSRTTDFTFNSLVEGTTKPGEYDIEVVSDGTQIISATINGEDAAVSGWEITALSGDASGMALRLNNTGAGTYNGKVAVKAGKATEMIDELTALTKPYNKFTYEGGPLAVLQHNYGDIMDSIDDKIKFEETRIDKLERNLRLKYSRLDTLLGQYQLRQGQLEAALAQLE
- a CDS encoding flagellin — protein: MSLVINHNLMAMNAARNLGVSYGNLETSTRRLSSGLRITRASDDAAGLAVRELMRSDVSSLQQGIRNANDGISLIQTADGALGVIDEKLIRMKELAMQASTGTYNSDQRLIIDSEYQAMASEITRIANSTDFNGIYLLNGNLSSATHDGSGLKATGKLKVHFGTGNDCSEDYYYIQINTATASALGVGLGATGSAGRSISTQELAQKSLDVLNKAIISKDKIRANLGALQNRLENTVTVLGIQAENTQAAESRISDVDVATEMTDFVRNQILTQSAVSMLAQANSMPRMALSLLG